The following coding sequences lie in one Rhodothermales bacterium genomic window:
- the truA gene encoding tRNA pseudouridine(38-40) synthase TruA translates to MKYKLLIEYDGTDFSGWQRQAGAATVQETLENALAMALRHDATVVGSGRTDAGVHARGQVAHFETPIPIEPTRLRGSLNGLLPETIAVRDVTRVDDAFHARYDAVSRTYHYYVTTIPHALERRFRAPIYPPPDFDRMNEAATALVGTFDFNTFCRTASDTQNRICTVTEAGWIQEEHAGAWRFRISANRFLHGMVRAIVGTLVEIGHGKRAADSLPDLLARADRRAAGPAAPARGLVLEHVTYPDSR, encoded by the coding sequence ATGAAGTACAAACTCCTGATCGAATACGACGGCACCGACTTTTCAGGCTGGCAGCGCCAGGCCGGCGCCGCGACGGTGCAGGAAACGCTGGAAAACGCCCTCGCGATGGCGCTACGCCACGACGCCACGGTCGTGGGATCGGGCCGGACCGATGCCGGCGTGCATGCCCGCGGCCAGGTGGCCCATTTCGAGACGCCCATCCCCATCGAGCCCACCCGGCTTCGCGGCTCGCTCAACGGCTTGCTCCCCGAAACCATCGCGGTTCGCGACGTGACGCGCGTAGACGACGCGTTCCACGCCCGCTATGACGCCGTCTCCCGCACGTACCACTATTACGTCACGACGATCCCCCATGCCCTCGAACGCCGATTCCGGGCGCCCATCTATCCGCCGCCCGATTTCGACCGCATGAACGAGGCCGCGACTGCGCTCGTCGGCACCTTCGACTTCAATACATTTTGCCGCACCGCATCCGACACGCAGAACAGGATTTGCACGGTCACGGAAGCGGGCTGGATCCAGGAGGAGCACGCCGGCGCCTGGCGTTTCCGGATCTCGGCCAACCGGTTCCTCCACGGCATGGTCCGCGCCATCGTGGGCACGCTCGTGGAGATCGGACACGGCAAACGGGCGGCCGACAGCCTGCCCGATCTGCTCGCCCGGGCGGACCGCCGCGCCGCCGGCCCGGCCGCTCCCGCGCGGGGCCTCGTGCTCGAGCACGTCACCTATCCCGATTCCCGATGA
- a CDS encoding ribonuclease HII: MSPSLDIEKMYWAQGCLHVAGVDEAGRGCLAGPVVAASVVLPPDLDLPSVRDSKQLSPERRESIALVIRRAAVAIGVGICSPEEIDRLNILWASMEAMRRATADLAVTPDIVLIDGNHTIPDSPWPTRPIVKGDTLSQCIAAASIIAKTVRDRLMRDLDARHPGYGWSHNAGYPTAEHYAALERQGPTPHHRQSFKLARSL, from the coding sequence ATTAGTCCATCTCTTGACATAGAAAAGATGTACTGGGCGCAGGGATGCCTCCATGTGGCCGGCGTGGATGAAGCCGGCCGGGGCTGTCTGGCCGGCCCGGTGGTCGCCGCCTCCGTGGTCCTGCCGCCCGATCTCGACCTGCCCTCCGTCCGCGACAGCAAACAACTCTCGCCCGAACGACGGGAATCCATCGCCCTCGTCATCCGCCGCGCCGCGGTAGCCATCGGCGTGGGCATCTGCTCCCCGGAAGAAATCGACCGGCTCAACATCCTGTGGGCGTCCATGGAAGCGATGCGGCGCGCCACCGCCGACCTCGCCGTCACCCCGGACATCGTGCTCATCGACGGCAACCACACCATCCCGGATTCGCCCTGGCCAACCCGGCCGATCGTAAAAGGCGACACCCTCTCGCAATGCATCGCGGCGGCGTCCATCATCGCCAAAACCGTGCGCGACCGCCTCATGCGCGATCTCGACGCCCGGCACCCCGGCTACGGCTGGAGCCATAACGCCGGCTACCCCACCGCCGAGCACTACGCGGCGCTGGAACGGCAGGGGCCGACGCCCCACCACCGCCAGAGCTTCAAACTCGCGCGATCGCTGTGA
- a CDS encoding Gfo/Idh/MocA family oxidoreductase, producing the protein MAKKVNVAIIGLGFGAEFIPIYKRHPNAECYAICQRNEAKMNEIGDAFGIDVRYTDYESVLADPNIDAVHINTPIAVHGKMSIQALKAGKHTACTVPMATTVEECLQIVEARQASGKHYMMMETAVYTREFLYAKELLDSGKLGQLQFLRGSHQQNMGLPGWPGYWYGFPPMHYATHAVSPLLALAGTTVDEVVCFGSGKIQDEYIPLYGSPFAVESSLMKLHDSDLACEVTRSLFNTIRQYRESFDVYGTQSSFEWEQLFEEGMVLFSGFEDAERVKVPDYGHLLPKEIQSFTQAGVYDEEHEHTSFIQGSGHGGSHPHLANEFIQAIVEGRPPMPDAATSANWTMAGICAHDSAMKGGVRISVPSI; encoded by the coding sequence ATGGCGAAGAAAGTTAACGTCGCAATCATCGGTCTTGGCTTTGGCGCGGAGTTCATCCCCATCTATAAACGACACCCGAATGCCGAGTGCTACGCGATCTGTCAGCGGAACGAGGCCAAAATGAACGAAATCGGCGATGCCTTTGGCATCGACGTTCGCTATACGGATTACGAATCGGTGCTGGCCGACCCCAATATCGACGCCGTGCACATCAATACCCCGATCGCGGTCCACGGCAAGATGAGCATCCAGGCGCTCAAGGCCGGCAAACATACCGCGTGTACGGTGCCCATGGCGACGACCGTCGAAGAGTGCCTCCAGATCGTGGAAGCCCGGCAGGCGAGCGGCAAACACTACATGATGATGGAGACGGCGGTCTATACCCGCGAATTCCTGTACGCGAAGGAATTGCTCGACTCCGGCAAACTGGGCCAGCTCCAGTTCCTGCGCGGCTCGCATCAGCAGAACATGGGGCTGCCGGGATGGCCGGGTTACTGGTACGGTTTTCCGCCGATGCACTATGCGACGCACGCCGTGAGCCCGCTGCTCGCGCTGGCGGGCACGACCGTCGACGAAGTCGTCTGCTTCGGTTCCGGGAAGATCCAGGACGAGTACATCCCGCTGTACGGATCGCCGTTCGCGGTCGAGTCGTCGCTCATGAAGCTGCACGATTCGGACCTTGCCTGCGAGGTGACCCGGTCCCTGTTCAATACGATTCGTCAGTATCGGGAGAGTTTCGACGTGTACGGCACGCAGAGCTCCTTCGAATGGGAGCAGCTCTTCGAGGAGGGGATGGTGCTCTTCTCGGGCTTCGAGGATGCCGAACGGGTCAAGGTCCCCGATTACGGGCATCTCCTGCCGAAGGAAATCCAGTCGTTCACCCAGGCCGGCGTGTACGACGAGGAGCATGAACATACGTCGTTCATCCAGGGCAGCGGTCACGGCGGGTCCCACCCGCATCTGGCGAATGAGTTCATCCAGGCCATCGTCGAGGGGCGGCCGCCCATGCCCGACGCGGCCACGTCCGCCAACTGGACCATGGCCGGCATCTGCGCGCACGACTCCGCCATGAAGGGCGGCGTACGCATCTCCGTGCCGAGCATCTGA
- a CDS encoding shikimate kinase yields MNQATTDSIPYLRIYLTGFMGSGKSTLGAALADRLGYAFLDLDQEIVRRIEMPIAEYFQTHGEVRFRRLETSLLHETQAEERVVVAVGGGALVSEANLAFAREQGLVVYLMVDQGEIIRRLRAEQHSRPMLLDDAGHLLPEKRVEERIARLFAAREPYYHRAHLSVDLSGLSVDAAGERLRAEIEAYARRH; encoded by the coding sequence ATGAACCAGGCGACCACGGACTCCATCCCCTACCTGCGGATCTATCTGACGGGCTTCATGGGGAGCGGGAAAAGCACGCTCGGCGCCGCGCTCGCCGACCGCCTGGGCTACGCGTTTCTCGATCTCGACCAGGAAATCGTGCGGCGGATCGAGATGCCCATCGCGGAATACTTCCAGACGCATGGCGAGGTGCGGTTCCGCCGGCTGGAGACCTCGCTGCTCCACGAAACGCAGGCCGAAGAACGCGTGGTGGTGGCGGTGGGCGGCGGCGCGCTGGTGTCCGAGGCCAATCTGGCGTTTGCGCGGGAGCAGGGGCTTGTCGTTTACCTGATGGTCGATCAGGGAGAGATCATCCGCCGCCTTCGGGCCGAACAACATTCGCGGCCGATGCTCCTGGATGACGCGGGCCACTTGCTGCCGGAAAAGCGGGTCGAAGAGCGCATCGCCCGTCTGTTTGCCGCTCGCGAGCCGTATTACCACCGCGCGCACCTGTCGGTCGACCTGAGTGGATTGTCGGTCGACGCCGCCGGCGAGCGGCTCAGGGCGGAGATCGAGGCCTACGCGCGTCGGCACTGA